AGACGAGCGATGGGAGAGCGCGCAATGACGAGCTCTCGGAGATCTCCGACGAATCCACCGCCAAGGGCATCCCGTCACTGTTGAGCGTGCACGACTGAGGGTGGGAGGAGCTCTCCTCGGCCATCATGAGGGCTCGTAAGACCGCGGAGACGGTGTGGATGTAGGCGGTCCGGTTCTTGGCGAGGAGCCACGTGAGACCCATCAGCTGGCAATCCTTGTTGCGCATCTTGGTGGTCCTCTCCTCCTCCAGTTTGCTTGAGTCTGAAGTGTTCCTGTTGAGCTGCAAACAGGAGATGGCCGCTGATTGGACTCCAAAGGagcattgtttggtgaatcaaGGATTAAATACTCCAACTAAGTAGGTGCGACATCGAAATCAGAGTCAATTCCATGCCTCACTTGAGGCCTCTCTAACAGACAAAAGAAACATTTGCCGAAACCGGTcgcttaaaataaacaaatctTGACCAATCGACTGAAGCTGATAGAAAAAGAAGCTATTAAGGAGACAACACTTAGGCTTCAAGCTATGACAGAGACGCATTCGAAGCCCTACTTTTGTTTGCTCTTTTAGTCCTTTCCCCTTCACAATTACGCTTGAACAGAAATTGCATTGTCGATCCAACTTTGCAAGAGATGCAAGATTAATAAGATCTTAAGCATGAGGTTCCCAAAACGCCTATCAATGTCAGAATTAGCAATTCATGAGCGACAATGTTCTGAAGCAGAGTCATCCATGTGCTTTCTATACCAGCACAGATTGAGATCAAAACagaccaaaaagcatagaagtcTTCGGCAACACGCTATTTTGATTCATTTCTTGGTCATGGTCATTGAGGCAAAATGCTATCACTACTCGACCTTCTCTAGTTTCTTTACTACTCATTTCTTCAAATGAGGCTTGAGAAGTAACGTCTTAAAGCATATTCAAGATCACATTTTCTTAAAGCATATTCAAGATCACATTTTCGGACAATCCCGGAAAACGATTTTGAGCAATTAGCCTATTGTAACATGCCTAGAGTCCAACCAGACTCAAGTACTAACTCAGCAAGCTCTATACATTCTTGCATGGTGCCCCTCTCAGGCTCTCAGCACCTAAATTGCAgaagataaagagaaaagaaggaactTTACCAACCCCAGTCGCATTCCAGACATACCCACCAATCGAAATCGAAATTGCAGCAGCAAGAAAACCGCAGAATCGTGCGCTAAATTAGCAAGAATTTGAGACTCTGCTGAAATGACTGACCTGGTGGAGACCCTTCAGGCACTTGGAGCACCCGCCGAGACCCGAAACCCGTTCCCACTCCGGCAGTCTCGCTCCAGCCTCCTCACGCTCTCGTCCCCGACCAGCTTCCCCCGCCGGTTCACCGAGAACGCCGCGGGGCAGCTCAGGGGTGCAGCCTTATGCCGCAGTAGCAGTACACGACGTCGCACGTCTCGTTCGGCCGCGCCAGCGCCACCCCTCTCTCCCTGaacgccttcccgagcccgtcCACGCACGTCTCCGAGTCGTCCGGCAGCAGCGGCATGTCGTACGCCGGCGTCCGGCCCCCCGCCCCTCCGCCGGCCGCGCCGGCTGCTGCGGCGGCGCTGCCCAGGGCGGTGGAGGAGTAGGCGGAGTAGAGCCACGCGGCCAGCACGGGGCAGCACCGGGTGCGCTGGAGGTCCCCcacgagccgccgccgccgcaagCGGACCGGACGCCGCGGAAGAGCTCGTCGGGGAGGTCAGGGGCAGCCCGCGGCGGCGGACTGCTCCGGGAAGGCGGGGATGGTGGCGGCCGGTGATGGGTTCACATGGAGTGGCTGGACAATggccggctccggctccgggtGGTCCGCGGTGGAGAGAGCCGGCGAGAGAAcggtgaggaggaggaggaggatcgaGATCAAGAATGGTGGGTGGAGGGACAttggtagagagagaaaaagaagagagagaaagagaggaggaaggaaTGAGGAGGAGGGATGAAGGAGAGCTTCAATGGggtcttttgcttttttgtgtGCAAAGGAGAGAGGGACGATGATGAGTGTAAATTGATGAAAGGTggtcgaaaaaaagaagagagagagagagagagagagagaggaggagacaGGATGGTGGGGCTTGGAGTAAGCTTTGGAACCCCTGCTTTACTCCTTTGAGGTGCTGCTGCAGCATTTAGTACAGCAGTCGGCTCCAAACGACAATGGCAATCTAGctgtgaaaaatgaaatttcgaCATTGGATCGAACTTGTTGAGCATACTTAATTAGAAATATGTCAATTCTGAAGACAATGCTTACACATAAATCATTCATGAAGGTGTATGTTTAACTCGtgaactaaaaaataaatacaaaatattgATTTGAGTATTTATTATATGCATGACAGCATTGACCGATTATCTCGACATAATTGATGCACGAAATTTTCGTTTTCTCTGAGGATGGGTCCAAATTCATGTAGCATCTTTCGAGTAGTCATTTGTAGGGGGGTTGGAAGGGAGTATCATAGAGAAATCATTCATGAAGGTGTTGGGTAGTTTGGATGGGGTAGGAGAGAATCTTGATACTAAGCCATGTTCATGGAGACCTTTTTTGCCATATATGTTCACGTAAAACAGAATTAGATGTAATGATGATAGTATGTTTCCTACGTGAAAAAGTCAACCAAAAACTTGGATGATGAATGTCGAAAGATCGACCGAGTAATTAAACATTTCGGATCCAACACAAGATATTATGTACCTCAAGCACAGCATCTCACATTCACAATAATACTTAAAACCCATGCTCACTGCTTTATGAATAAAGTCTTATCCAATATATGTGGATAGAGCAATTTGCATGCATCTATGAGAATTAGTAAAGTCGAAGATTTGAATATATTGTAttatcgaaaaagaagaaataaacaactTGGATGAAAGTAtgcagttttgttttttaagtgATGAAATTAGTTTCATCATTCCTTTTTAAGGCCATAGAgtacaaattttcaatttgccTATTCGGTGCATGGTATGAATGTTGGAATTCACAAGAACATTCGAAATCACATCTATAGCAATTTTACTCGCTTCTATAATCGATTGAAAGACAATATTGTTGATGATACATGTGTcctttttcactttgaattgAATATCCATGAAAGATGACATCTTGTCATGTGGGTTTACAGTTAAACATTAATCAAATGATGAGATTAAAGGGCTAGTTTAGATCTATCATTAGCTAGCTTGCATTTGACTAGTGTGTGCGGTGGGGATTCAAATTTCAGTGTGTGTCCTTGCAGTTGTGGCTAAGATTGAAGGTGTAAGTTGGGCTATGAAAGGGCCATGGTGGCTATTGTTGCTTGGCAAATCAATGGGACCATGGCATATTTCTACTATTGAAAACGTCACTCACTTATTGACAATTGCCAATGTGGGTATAGAAAAATAGTTCATTTGATTATGAATATAACCCGTTTGTTTAGACACCCATttgcaaattctaatttttttcgtttttattattttcttcgcCGGAATCACATCAATTATCTTGAAGAGAGTAATTATGCATACGAACTATTCTATGTCGCAGTTAGAAATCATACAAAAGGATGGAGACTAATATAGATGTTCATATATATTGAAATCACCATTTTCTTGGTCAATCATCCCAATTAACTGACCTataattatgttgaatacaataATTTTTGTGGGAAATGAAATTCTTTGTGAACAACCCTGATATTAAttcgattattttatttaatttgtgaGATTGGTGGGACATTTCATGAACCTGACATTCATCCTATCTCGGTAGGACCGAAATCGGAATCGTGAAAGCCACTTGACGGATGATGTTGTATCAAATCGAGTGGTATTCGAGGGAGTCACAGGTGCCAAGCCAgggattttttttgttcaattctTCACGAGACTCGACTCGTGTGTGTTCGAGACAAAACCCTGAGAGGTCCACGCCAACATGATCGGCTGGCGAATTGGACAGACCAGTCTGACCATGGTTGTGACAGGACTTCATGGCACGCTTCGATATGTGCCAAAAGGAAGAGAATGCATTCCCCctgcataaaaattaaatacgGATGGTATCCTAAGATAGTAATTGTTTTATTGCACTAGTAATTATTTCCAATGTAAGTAGCTTTCATTACCacgaaagcaaaaaaaaaaaaatcctagatAGAGACATAAATAAGTTCCTATTATATTATGTTGCActtgttattttaatttgtgGATAGTTACCTAATTGACTATAAACCTAACGTACAAATGCTAATTCAAttctcaacttttcaattttgctaatttaattctaaatctttgtgcaaaatttctaatGTAATCCTCCCAATCAATTTTCACTGAAATCGCCGACTAATGGTAGTCTAGTTACCATTGATGTCCTATATGACACACCGTCACGTTAACGATTTCCGTGAGAATTGGCCGATAGAAATACATTCAAATTTTTCcacaaaagtttaggactaaattgaaaaaaattaaaagtttagaactcaCCAGTATATGTTCGATAGGTTTAAGATAGATTAGATAACGTCACATTTTAATTTGGGATAAGGGCTTCGGTGAAAGAAAGATTTTGGGATGGGGTTTCTGGCGAAGTAAGTGATCATAGTACAAAAGATACCATAGTTTATACTAATCAGAATATAAAACTATAGTTTTAAGGTAAACAATTCGTTGGGGATTCCTAACATCGATGAATAACTCTTAAAAACTGCTTACATAGTCGTAGCTCATATGTTCTAGCTTTTGGATTTTAGTAGCATGACTCAGAGATTCTTTTTTCGgtcaaaatctgaaaaataaaaaaggagaatttCGTCATTAATAATTATCACTCTAGTACCCAACATTCTTTATCGCAGGCATTCCACTAACAATATTCTTCTGTCCGTCTGGAATTTCGAAAATATTAAACtagaaaaacatgaaaagatGCATCATTCGAGTGGGGCCTCCTCAGCAACAAACAATGAATTGAGTCCTTTGATGTGAAATTCCTTTTATTCGAGTATCAGTAATATATCCAATATCACTCGAGCTTTCAGGTTGGAGTTTGTTAACGATAATTCCAACCtgtcattcataaaaataactTGTTAGATGTTCTGTGTGGATGAAATATTTTGTGTTCATTTATACAAAATGAGTCGGAATTGGACATGAATTAGAAGGATTAgtattacaaaaaatctcaaatcaatgCATCCGTGATCAATTtagccaaattaattttcatgtcacaaaaaaataccAAATCGGTATACTCATGACTAATATATTCTGCGTTAACCACTATTTAATATTcctgttaaattgctaaagtGGAAACACACGTAACAATAACTTGATGATCGGCAAGAGATGGATCTAGTATGGAGGTTCAATAGAAATAAGTCTCCTAAGCAGTGTCAATTTGGGGAAGCTAGAtctaaagaaatgaaatgagactGGGATACATGCTAATTTTGTCCTCGGAACTCCTCAAGTTTCAAAAATGTGCTAAAATCCTAATTCTTGCCCCAATTTCATCCTGAGTTTTTGGTAGATTTATTGCGAATGttctaatttgggattttttaaaacctgaaaaattagtttggagtaatcATGGCATGAAtatattaatctaaaaaaattatggtgatAACTCTAATTAAAGAGAGGTTGCTTATGATATGTCCTAAAAGGAGCATAAAAAGTTCTCATTTTCCCTCTGACAGTGCAAGAAGCAGAATTAGGTTAATGGAGACTCCGAAATTCGAGCTAGCTTTTGgaaagataaatgaaaattgagCTCAGCTAAAAGTGGCACGCATGCGCTTGAGCCTAAAGTTACTCCTGTTCTCTCCTTTTCAGTTTACCCGAGAAacttttcattgttttctttattttttatgcaaattcaTGATGAACTCATGATTTATATGAATTGCTTTTAACTCAAGGGGGCTCCTCAAAGAATGTGCGGCTTAACTCGTTGGTGCCCAGTAGAGTAGTAGGAGCCTGCTGCCATTGAATGTATCTAAGCCTCTTGTCACAAGAAAAAGCGATGCCATTGAAGTGCATTATTGTTGAGATTTATTATATCGATTTAATGCATGGAGTCACTGGAGAAAGACAAGAATGGCATTTTTGACATAACTTTGCTTTAAATGTTTCAAGTCGGATTTTGCGTTAACAATAATCAACTAAGacttcaacaaaagaaaatgaagaaaattatgcAAAACTCTCTCAAACTTAGGCTTCActtgttttgtaaaaatttgacattttctataaaatattttttttcaaaattcatttttcaagaaaatcatagctttttccaatattttatcgaaatctgaaaataaactattaaattatttttcatcatttgaaaagaaaatttggtttaattttcctAAAGAAACATGCTGAGGCCAGACACCAGAGAAGGCCACCAAGGACCTATGCATGGTTGCTAAGGACTTGAACACAACCGTTGGGATCAAGGCATGAACATCAAGGTCATGAGCATGGCCATTGAGGACTCTAGCATGAGCACTAAGATCCCAAACTTGAGCTCTATGGACTAGCCTTGGGCTACAGTAACCTAGGCAAAGGAGCCCGTTACTAGTGCACACAAATTAAGAACCTTGGCACTTGGGCCCGACGTGAGAAATCAAGCCCAAACCTTAATGGGCCTAGGCCCAAACACATGATGATAGGTTAATGTTGGTTATATTTGAGACTACATTATTCAGATAGATCAACAACTGTGCCACACCCGTATGAGTCGGGTTCGTCTCAAACAAAGAGATCATCTAATCAGAATCCTGTTGTGGTATTTTTAGTTTAACTCACTAGAGATATTATGTACTTTGGCTTATCTATACCAAACCTcacgattttatcttttagtgtATAGATAGGCACTTTTTTCAAGAGATTACCCATCTTAGTAGTGCTCTCACCTATCAATGGAGGGACATAACCGATGAATAAAAGATACAAGACTAAGCCATGGGAATTCCCTATTGGGCCAACGACTCATGAATGCTGCTAGGTTGGCTTCTTTTATAGAGGTGAGTAAGGGGGTCAAGTAGAGACCAAAGATATTGAGTGATCAATTTGGCTCCATAGGAGTAAGTCACGAAGATTGAGAAATAGCCTATAGACCATCCCTATGGGGCGGTAAATGGAGAGTCACCCCACCCTAGGACTATGGAACAAAGGGTTATTGCATGTCTTAGTagctagaggaaaaagaaagctaTGCCTTACAATAATGATTCTTTTAGCATTAGCCTATCAGAGAATCAATTACTCAATCTTTGGGATAAGGATACCACAAGTGCAATAACTTTCATACGACACCCATTTAAGAGTTATAATCTTTTTTCCGACCACTTAAGAGCCTTAACTTCTAAAACACATTCATTTGAGTGCCatttgtgaaagctagtatgagcaccagagggtgaataggtgcgaaacaATTTTGCGAGATATATGCGATTgcaaatcaacaatagattatgaaaaggaaattctcaaaacaaattacgatcaaagtaaaagagtgtagagaagagaatatgaacacagagattatagtggttcggcttaatccaagcctacgtccactcttccgcaccgatgtGAATGGCTttaatttcactatgaacaaaagagttgttacaaatAGACTCTTCCTGAATCCACAAAGTgtagactctactacacttcctcaaggtctctcaatgaTATAGATTCtctttgcgtacaagatttcgctcgcAGTTTAATTAACTAACAAGGAGCTTTCGGacttttggaattcttctattgcacACACTCTGAACAACCGGAACGTCTTcattatatactcatttatgtcatcatacccgttggcacttactaaagaaattcttccaatctacccattggacggaatcaattaggaagatcttcgagctatttaaggaatatgacgatagcccatcaatgctcgcccatacaatcgggatcttggtttccataagtagaaccttccaagtatacttcgtcaatcaacgaatccacgattcccaaatcaatcttgatcaaaatcaaggattccgacatgctatatccaaccagaagatctactccagtcgataaagtcaaatccttgacgaaacatctagttttggataagtcttcttcacgGTCTAGAAACCggcaatgaggatagactttgagtcttgagtccagCGAGTCcgggaggtcttcaaactttgatggaagagtctcgCAAGTCTTCGACTAGAtctgatgaaaatgtttttcgtgcttcaaaacactcaaggaagttttcttcaaCACCATTGAGGACCTTGTCTAGTTGCCCGAGACTTGCACATAGCAAGTGGCAACCTAGGCATGGTCCTCAAGGTCCCGAGCATGGCTATTGAGGACTCTAGCAAGCATTGAGATCTCGGACCCGATCTCTATGGTTCCAGCCTTGGGCTACAATAACTTGGGTGAGGGAGCCGGTTGCTAGCGCACATAGTCGAAACCTTAGCACTTGGCCCCACCACGAGGAACCAAGCCTAACCTTGGTGAACCCAAGCCCAAACGCATCATGATAGGTTAATGTTGATCATATTTGAAAATGCGTCCTTCGAGTAGGTGGATGGGCATATCATTTCACATGTACTTCTATGAGTTAGGCATTTCTTGAACTGAGAGATTTGTGAATTGGGATCTTATTGTGACATCCCTAGTTtaacccatttgaaatattatctATTTTGGCCCATTTCACATTGAGCCTTATGATTTTGTCTATGGCATATATGTAGGCTCACTCATCGTAATAGTGCTCTCACCGCAATGGAGGAACGCAACCTAGAACAAGAGAAATAGGGCTAAGCCATGGGATTTCCCAATTGGGCCAACAACTCATTAATGTTGCTAGATTGGCTTCTTCTATAGAGTGTTGAGTAAGGGGTTGAGTAGAAACCAAAGGTCTTGAGTGAGCGATTCGGCTCCGTAGAGGTAAATCAAGAAGATTGAGAAATAGCCCTACGGACCATCCCTATGGGGGTGGTGAATGGAGAGTCACCTCTCCCAAGACTACGAAACAAAGTGTTATCATGCATCTCAAGagccaaagcaaaagaaagcTATGCCTTGCAATAATGATTCCTCTAGCATTAGCCTCTTGGGATAATTGATAACTCAATCTTTGATACACTATACCCTAGATTTTGAGagtccattagcctaaattGATGACTTGGTTATAGGAATTGAGTACTTGAGCATCAAGCCCTTGAGCTAGACCTTATGGACTTAGGCTCGTGAACCGAGATGAGGGTCTTGGGCCTAGCCTCTATTGACCTAATCACGGGCACCCGTGATATCAACATGAGAGCTAGGTACTCAAGCATGGTTGTTAGAGACTAGGTCTTAGGCCCGACTCCATGGACCCAAAAGGCGTCGATCGCCTGGACCATGGAGCTAGGTATTAGGCATGACTTTCATGGACTCAAGTAGGAGCACCAAGATCCTAAGCTTGGCCTCTATGGATGAAGCTCTAGCCCAAGCATTAAATTGGGGTCACCAATGATACTTACATGGGCGTGGGAGCCATGTCCCACGGCATAGCCACCAAGTTTGGGCAAACTTCATGAGTCGATTTGCCTACACGTCTTGCTTTTTTAATGCTAACCTCCATGGACCCAAGCAAGGCAATGGTTACTTGAACATAAGAGCAAGGTACCTAAGTTTAGCCACCAAGGCTTAAGCATGGCAACTAGGTCTCCGAGCTCAACCTTAGTGGACTCAAGCCCGAGTGCCAATGACTTGGGTCTAGAAGTCAAGTTTCCAAACATAGCCATTGAGAACTAAGCACCGACACCGTGGACCTAAGCTTAACCTTTATGGACTTGGGCCCGCCTTTGATGGACCAAAGCCCAAGCACCAAATTAGGGTCCCGAAGCTAAGCCTCTATGGATCTAGGCTTAAGCACCAATTACTTGGGCAAAAAAGTCAAGTATCCAACAAGCACCTTAGCACCAGAGTCTCGAGTCCGAGCATTAGTGACTTGGTTGCAAGAGTAAG
The nucleotide sequence above comes from Eucalyptus grandis isolate ANBG69807.140 chromosome 2, ASM1654582v1, whole genome shotgun sequence. Encoded proteins:
- the LOC104422159 gene encoding LOW QUALITY PROTEIN: uncharacterized GPI-anchored protein At4g28100 (The sequence of the model RefSeq protein was modified relative to this genomic sequence to represent the inferred CDS: inserted 5 bases in 4 codons); this translates as MSLHPPFLISILLLLLTVLSPALSTADHPEPEPAIVQPLHVNPSPAATIPAFPEQSAAAGCPXDLPDELFRGVRSACGGGGSXGDLQRTRCCPVLAAWLYSAYSSTALGSAAAAAGAAGGGAGGRTPAYDMPLLPDDSETCVDGLGKAFRERGVALARPNETCDVVYCYCGIRLHPXSCPAAFSVNRRGKLVGDESVRRLERDCRSGNGFXGLGGCSKCLKGLHQLNRNTSDSSKLEEERTTKMRNKDCQLMGLTWLLAKNRTAYIHTVSAVLRALMMAEESSSHPQSCTLNSDGMPLAVDSSEISESSSLRALPSLVFS